Proteins from a single region of Psilocybe cubensis strain MGC-MH-2018 chromosome 3, whole genome shotgun sequence:
- a CDS encoding Phosphate import ATP-binding protein PstB 1 gives MGAPVLELRDITCYLKRGTNIFSNISFTVNEGDIVVLQGRSGSGKSTLLKCISHLTMHTGESLYRGRTALDYGIPAYRTKILYVPQRPSLLPGSPFDFLVTITKLRSHQALARDNANSSPNELLARAIEVGEAFEIQADLWHRSWMNLSGGEGQRILLAAAISLDTAEILLLDEPTSALDQETSLLVEQAIVERVYSTKTTLKAVIWISHSPEQSRRVGSRFIHLSAGGCYETDDPTPSPSPSTPVG, from the exons ATGGGGGCACCTGTTCTGGAACTTCGGGATATTACTTGCTACCTTAAAAGAGGGACCAACATATTCTCTAATATCAGTTTTACTGTTAATGAAG GCGACATTGTGGTGCTGCAAGGAAGAAGTGGGTCGGGTAAATCGACGTTGCTCAAATGTATCTCCCATTTGACCATGCACACCGGTGAAAGTCTGTATAGAGGACG GACTGctctggattatg GAATTCCTGCATATAGAACAAAAATTTTGTACGTGCCTCAGCGGCCTTCTCTTTTGCCTGGCTCTCCGTTCGACTTCCTTGTCACCATTACGAAGCTGCGGTCCCACCAGGCTCTGGCGCGTGACAATGCTAACAGCTCGCCGAATGAGTTACTCGCGCGTGCCATTGAAGTAGGAGAAGCGTTTGAGATACAGGCAGACCTTTGGCACCGTTCTTGGATGAACCTTAGTGGAGGCGAAGGTCAACGAATTTTGCTGGCTGCAGCCATATCTTTGGACACGGCAGAGATACTACTACTTGATG AGCCCACTTCTGCTCTAGACCAAGAGACATCGCTACTAGTAGAACAAGCCATAGTGGAGAGGGTCTATTCCACTAAAACCACATTGAAAGCAGTGATATGGATATCACATTCACCCGAGCAGAGTCGAAGGGTGGGAAGCAGGTTTATACA